One part of the Brevundimonas sp. NIBR11 genome encodes these proteins:
- the nusB gene encoding transcription antitermination factor NusB, with amino-acid sequence MTEPNSIQAVLAQLAENERAQAEPQLTSRQRRARTVARLAAVQALYQMELAGEGVETVITEFSNHRFDADIEGEPLAEADEAYFADVVRGVITDQKDIDAAVKARLASNWRLERVDATLRALLRCGAWELMHKAEVPKEIVIDEYVELAKAFFDEAEAKFVNAALDGVARDVRPKA; translated from the coding sequence ATGACCGAACCGAATAGCATCCAGGCCGTCCTGGCCCAGCTCGCCGAGAACGAACGCGCCCAGGCCGAACCTCAGCTGACCAGCCGCCAGCGCCGCGCGCGCACAGTGGCGCGTCTGGCCGCCGTCCAGGCGCTCTACCAGATGGAGCTGGCCGGGGAGGGCGTCGAGACCGTCATCACCGAGTTCTCTAATCATCGCTTCGACGCCGACATCGAGGGCGAGCCGCTGGCCGAGGCCGATGAGGCCTATTTCGCCGACGTCGTGCGGGGCGTGATCACCGATCAGAAGGACATCGACGCGGCCGTGAAGGCGCGTCTGGCGTCGAACTGGCGGCTGGAGCGGGTCGATGCGACCCTGCGGGCCCTGCTGCGCTGCGGGGCGTGGGAGCTCATGCACAAGGCCGAGGTGCCCAAGGAGATCGTCATCGACGAATACGTCGAGCTGGCCAAGGCCTTTTTCGACGAGGCCGAGGCAAAGTTCGTCAACGCCGCGCTGGACGGCGTGGCCCGCGACGTTCGCCCGAAAGCCTGA
- a CDS encoding riboflavin synthase, with the protein MFTGIITDVGRVRSVAQTERDRRYEVETAWDVSDIDLGASISHAGVCLTVVEKGDGWFAVEVSGETLDKTTLGSWAAGTPVNLERATRVGDELGGHIVSGHVDGLGTVVSITPEGGSHRIAIEAPAPLHRFIAAKGSITVDGVSLTVNSVDGQRFGLNIIPHTWEATTLGALKVGDPVNLEIDMLARYLARWQETA; encoded by the coding sequence GTGTTCACGGGTATCATCACTGACGTCGGCCGCGTCCGCTCGGTCGCGCAGACCGAGCGCGACCGTCGCTATGAGGTCGAGACGGCCTGGGACGTGTCGGACATCGATCTGGGCGCCTCCATCAGCCATGCGGGCGTCTGCCTGACGGTCGTGGAGAAGGGCGATGGCTGGTTCGCGGTGGAGGTGTCGGGCGAGACGCTGGACAAGACGACGCTGGGATCCTGGGCGGCGGGGACGCCGGTCAACCTGGAGCGGGCGACCAGGGTCGGCGACGAACTGGGCGGCCACATTGTTTCGGGGCACGTCGATGGCCTCGGAACCGTGGTGTCGATCACGCCGGAGGGCGGGTCCCACCGGATCGCTATCGAGGCGCCGGCGCCGCTGCACCGGTTCATCGCCGCCAAGGGCTCGATCACTGTGGACGGAGTGTCCTTGACGGTGAACAGCGTGGACGGCCAGCGTTTCGGCCTGAACATCATTCCTCACACCTGGGAAGCGACCACCCTGGGCGCGCTCAAGGTCGGCGATCCGGTCAATCTGGAGATCGACATGCTGGCGCGATACCTCGCGCGGTGGCAGGAGACGGCGTGA
- the ribH gene encoding 6,7-dimethyl-8-ribityllumazine synthase: protein MKDPSRVLIVEARFYDELADALLEGAKDALRAHGFEFDVVTVPGALEIPPTIAIAEQAGKYPTAPRYDGYVALGCVIRGETYHFEIVSDQSAAGIMALGVQGLCIGNGVLTVEDEDQAWARARMSEGDKGGGAAKACMDLIALKKRLRVGLGE from the coding sequence CTGAAGGATCCCTCCCGCGTCCTCATCGTCGAGGCGCGCTTCTATGACGAACTGGCCGACGCGCTTTTGGAAGGCGCGAAGGACGCCTTGCGCGCGCATGGGTTCGAGTTCGATGTCGTCACCGTGCCGGGCGCTCTGGAAATCCCGCCGACCATCGCCATCGCCGAACAGGCGGGCAAATACCCGACGGCCCCGCGCTATGACGGCTATGTCGCCCTGGGCTGCGTGATCCGCGGCGAGACCTATCATTTCGAGATCGTGTCGGATCAGTCGGCGGCCGGGATCATGGCTCTGGGCGTCCAGGGCCTGTGCATCGGCAACGGCGTCCTGACCGTCGAGGACGAAGATCAGGCCTGGGCTCGCGCCCGGATGTCTGAGGGCGACAAGGGCGGCGGCGCGGCCAAGGCCTGCATGGACCTCATTGCCTTGAAGAAGCGGTTGCGCGTAGGGCTCGGCGAATGA
- the thiL gene encoding thiamine-phosphate kinase, giving the protein MAGVDAAGEFETIRKLFAPLAHPDHAWGLTDDVAVMPTRPGFDLVLTKDAIVEGVHFLPDDPLDTVAQKLLRVSLSDLAAKGCEPFGYLLACHWSPRCGWPEREAFAAGLGADQKAFGILLLGGDTVLTPGPASFSATMLGWGPKGGSVTRGGAKPGHGIYVTGAIGDGYLGLRAAQGHLKLEPERIDALAEHYRRPVPRLAFGQAVQGLASAIMDVSDGLIADLAHIANTSGVAASVQLELLPRSAAATAWFDTRTDPEAALEQLATGGDDYELLLTAHPADEAALKREADRQLLRLTRVGTISAGRGVGATYLGNSVDIKKSGWTHD; this is encoded by the coding sequence GTGGCGGGCGTCGACGCCGCCGGCGAGTTCGAGACGATCCGGAAACTGTTCGCGCCCCTGGCCCATCCGGATCATGCCTGGGGGCTGACGGACGATGTCGCAGTCATGCCGACGCGGCCGGGGTTCGATCTGGTCCTGACCAAGGATGCGATCGTCGAAGGCGTGCATTTCCTGCCAGACGATCCGCTGGATACGGTGGCGCAGAAGCTGTTGCGGGTCAGCCTGTCGGATTTAGCGGCCAAAGGGTGCGAGCCCTTCGGCTATTTGCTGGCCTGCCACTGGTCGCCGCGCTGCGGCTGGCCCGAGCGGGAGGCGTTCGCGGCCGGGCTGGGGGCGGACCAGAAGGCGTTCGGCATCCTCCTGCTGGGCGGGGACACAGTGCTGACGCCGGGGCCTGCGTCGTTTTCCGCCACCATGCTGGGCTGGGGGCCGAAGGGTGGGTCGGTGACGCGCGGCGGGGCCAAGCCGGGGCATGGGATCTATGTCACCGGCGCTATCGGCGACGGGTATCTGGGGCTCAGGGCGGCCCAGGGACATCTGAAGCTAGAGCCGGAGCGGATCGACGCCCTGGCCGAACACTATCGTCGCCCCGTGCCGAGGCTGGCCTTCGGCCAGGCGGTGCAGGGGCTCGCCAGCGCCATAATGGATGTCTCCGATGGGCTGATCGCCGATCTGGCCCATATCGCCAATACGAGCGGGGTCGCCGCCTCGGTGCAGCTGGAGCTCTTGCCGCGCTCGGCGGCAGCGACGGCCTGGTTCGACACCCGGACCGACCCGGAAGCGGCGCTGGAGCAGCTGGCGACGGGCGGTGACGACTATGAGCTGTTGCTGACGGCGCATCCGGCCGACGAGGCGGCGCTGAAGCGAGAGGCCGATCGGCAACTGCTGAGGCTGACCCGCGTGGGCACGATTTCGGCGGGCCGAGGGGTCGGCGCGACATATCTCGGCAACTCAGTGGACATCAAGAAGTCCGGCTGGACGCA
- the nrdR gene encoding transcriptional regulator NrdR translates to MKCPFCGNADSQVKDSRPSDDGAAIRRRRSCPNCNGRFTTFERVQLRELVILKRNGRRTPFDRDKLERSLAIALRKRPIQPEQIEQLVSRIVRQLESLGETEIQSSVVGDFIMKGLKGVDEVAYVRYASVYKDFRATGDFAKFLGDEGLDDDQGSSGR, encoded by the coding sequence ATGAAGTGCCCCTTCTGCGGCAACGCGGACAGCCAGGTGAAGGACAGCCGCCCGTCGGACGATGGCGCGGCCATCCGGCGGCGCCGGTCCTGCCCGAACTGCAACGGGCGCTTCACGACCTTCGAGCGGGTGCAGCTTCGGGAGTTGGTGATCCTGAAGCGGAATGGGCGGCGCACGCCCTTCGACCGCGACAAGCTGGAACGATCGCTCGCCATCGCGCTGCGCAAGCGCCCGATCCAGCCTGAGCAGATCGAACAGCTGGTCTCGCGGATCGTGCGACAGCTGGAGAGCTTGGGCGAAACCGAAATCCAGTCGAGCGTCGTCGGCGACTTCATCATGAAGGGGCTGAAGGGCGTCGATGAGGTCGCCTACGTCCGCTACGCCTCGGTCTACAAGGACTTCCGGGCGACCGGGGACTTCGCCAAATTCCTCGGCGACGAGGGTCTGGACGATGATCAGGGATCTTCGGGCCGCTGA
- a CDS encoding RibD family protein, which translates to MRPRITWKVATSLDGRIGTSTGESQWITGPQAREQGHRLRAVSDAILVGVETVLADDPRLTVRLPEGEAGADPLRVILDSRLRTPPFARLAKAGTLILTTREPIAVGEAEVVRVAGDSHGRPTVDAVLAALTERGVKSLMIEGGGRVAASFISAGLVDAIEWFRAPILLGGDGRPGVAALALARLAHAPKYRRLAAEPLGDDLWERYEKV; encoded by the coding sequence ATGAGACCGCGGATCACCTGGAAGGTCGCCACGTCGCTGGACGGCCGCATCGGCACGTCGACGGGCGAGAGCCAGTGGATCACGGGCCCGCAGGCGCGTGAGCAGGGCCACCGGCTGCGCGCCGTCAGCGACGCCATTCTGGTCGGGGTCGAGACCGTGCTGGCCGACGATCCGCGGCTGACGGTGCGGTTGCCGGAGGGGGAGGCGGGGGCCGATCCGTTGCGGGTCATTCTGGACAGTCGTCTGCGGACGCCGCCGTTCGCGCGGTTGGCCAAGGCGGGGACGCTGATCCTGACCACGCGAGAGCCCATCGCCGTGGGCGAGGCCGAGGTCGTGCGGGTGGCGGGCGACAGCCATGGCCGTCCGACGGTGGATGCCGTGCTGGCGGCGCTGACCGAACGCGGCGTGAAATCCCTGATGATCGAGGGCGGCGGCCGGGTGGCGGCGTCTTTCATCTCGGCCGGGCTGGTCGATGCGATCGAGTGGTTCCGGGCGCCGATCCTGCTGGGCGGGGACGGCCGGCCGGGGGTCGCGGCGCTCGCTCTCGCACGACTGGCGCACGCGCCGAAGTACCGGCGCCTTGCGGCGGAGCCTCTGGGTGACGACCTGTGGGAACGTTACGAGAAGGTTTGA
- the ribB gene encoding 3,4-dihydroxy-2-butanone-4-phosphate synthase: MTHTIALAKDMFDSPISPIEDILEDARNGRPYILVDAEDRENEGDIIIPAQFATPDQINFMIRQARGLVCLALTAERAQQLRLPPMAADNRESMKTAFTVSIEAKEGVTTGISAADRSRTIQVATDASKGMDDIVSPGHIFPLVARDGGVLVRAGHTEAAVDISRMAGLNPSGVICEIIKDDGEMARMPDLISFAQLHGLKIGTIADLIAYRRRTERFVERVMDQPFESVHGGPFRMMLYRNTIEGAEHVALVHGKIDPDKPTLVRMHQVDFAADLLGHVEERQSYIPDALKAITDHDGAGVVVFLRDPTLQGLAERLAGVDKPTAVDRSLRNYGVGAQILLDLGVRDMIVMSKTRPEPAAIEGYGLRITGWCDMHGEEQS; the protein is encoded by the coding sequence ATGACCCACACCATTGCGCTCGCCAAGGACATGTTCGACAGCCCGATCAGCCCGATCGAGGATATCCTCGAGGACGCCCGCAATGGCCGTCCTTACATCCTGGTGGATGCCGAGGACCGGGAGAACGAGGGCGACATCATCATTCCGGCGCAGTTTGCGACGCCGGACCAGATCAACTTCATGATCCGGCAGGCGAGGGGGCTGGTCTGCCTGGCCCTGACCGCCGAGCGGGCGCAGCAGCTGCGTCTGCCGCCCATGGCCGCCGACAACCGCGAGAGCATGAAGACCGCCTTCACCGTCTCTATCGAGGCCAAGGAAGGCGTGACGACCGGCATTTCGGCCGCAGACCGTTCGCGCACAATCCAGGTGGCGACGGATGCGTCCAAGGGCATGGACGACATCGTCTCGCCCGGACACATCTTCCCCTTGGTCGCGCGCGACGGCGGCGTTCTGGTCCGCGCAGGCCATACGGAAGCGGCCGTGGACATCAGCCGGATGGCCGGCCTGAACCCATCGGGCGTGATCTGCGAGATCATCAAGGACGACGGTGAAATGGCCCGGATGCCGGACCTGATCTCCTTTGCCCAACTGCACGGGCTGAAGATCGGCACCATCGCCGACCTGATCGCCTATCGCCGCCGCACCGAGCGGTTCGTCGAACGAGTGATGGATCAGCCTTTCGAGAGCGTGCACGGCGGCCCGTTCCGCATGATGCTGTACCGGAACACGATCGAGGGCGCCGAGCACGTCGCCCTGGTCCACGGCAAGATCGATCCCGACAAGCCGACGCTGGTTCGAATGCACCAGGTGGACTTCGCCGCCGACCTTTTGGGCCATGTCGAGGAGCGGCAGAGCTATATTCCCGACGCCCTGAAGGCGATCACCGACCATGACGGCGCGGGCGTCGTCGTCTTCCTGCGCGATCCGACGCTGCAGGGGCTGGCCGAGCGTCTGGCCGGGGTCGACAAGCCAACGGCGGTCGATCGGTCCTTGAGAAACTACGGCGTGGGGGCGCAGATCCTGCTGGATCTCGGCGTGCGCGACATGATCGTCATGTCCAAGACCCGCCCCGAACCCGCCGCCATCGAAGGCTACGGCCTGCGCATCACCGGCTGGTGCGACATGCACGGAGAAGAGCAATCCTGA